A section of the Pelmatolapia mariae isolate MD_Pm_ZW unplaced genomic scaffold, Pm_UMD_F_2 NODE_ptg000648l+_length_32141_cov_1, whole genome shotgun sequence genome encodes:
- the LOC134623426 gene encoding small ribosomal subunit protein eS6 translates to MKLNISFPATGCQKLIEVDDERKLRTFYEKRMATEVAADPLGDEWKGYVVRISGGNDKQGFPMKQGVLTTGRVRLLLSKGHSCYRPRRTGERKRKSVRGCIVDANLSVLNLVIVKKGEKDIPGLTDSTVPRRLGPKRASKIRKLFNLSKEDDVRQYVVRRPLTKEGKKPRTKAPKIQRLVTPRVLQHKRRRIALKRQRTQKNKEEASEYAKLLAKRMKEAKEKRQEQIAKRRRLSSLRASTSKSESSQK, encoded by the exons ATGAAG ctgaacATCTCATTTCCCGCTACTGGCTGCCAGAAGCTGATTGAAGTTGATGATGAGCGAAAGCTGCGTACCTTCTATGAGAAGCGAATGGCCACTGAGGTGGCTGCTGACCCTCTGGGAGATGAGTGGAAG GGCTATGTAGTGCGCATCAGCGGAGGAAACGACAAGCAGGGTTTCCCCATGAAGCAAGGTGTGCTGACCACCGGCCGTGTGCGCCTGCTCCTCAGCAAGGGCCACTCCTGCTACCGTCCCCGCAGGACTGGTGAGCGCAAGCGCAAGTCTGTGCGTGGCTGCATCGTTGATGCCAACCTCAGCGTTCTCAACTTGGTCATCGTCAAGAAAG GTGAGAAGGACATTCCCGGGCTGACCGACAGCACTGTCCCTCGCCGCCTTGGTCCCAAGAGGGCCAGCAAGATCCGCAAGCTCTTCAACTTGTCCAAGGAGGATGATGTTAGGCAGTATGTTGTGAGGAGACCCCTTACTAAAGAAG GTAAGAAGCCCAGAACTAAGGCTCCCAAGATCCAGAGACTGGTGACTCCTCGTGTGCTGCAGCACAAGCGCCGCCGCATCGCACTGAAGAGACAGCGCACCCAGAAGAACAAGGAGGAGGCCTCAGAGTATGCAAAGCTGCTGGCCAAGAGGATGAAG GAGGCCAAGGAGAAGCGCCAGGAACAGATTGCCAAGAGGCGCCGCCTCTCCTCTCTGAGGGCATCCACATCCAAGTCAGAGTCCAGCCAGAAGTAA